TATTATTTAAAATATCTTAAAGAACGAGATATAATGCCTTATATTGAACCAGAAGATAAGGACATCTTAAAAAGAGCAAAAATGGATTTTATAGCAGTAAATTATTATAGAACAAATTGTGCAGAAGCTTTACCAGTTGATGATAATCATCCTTATGGAACTAGAGAAGGTGCTGTAGACTTTAATCTATATGGATTATTTAAAATGTCCATGAATCCTAGATTGAAAGCTTCTGAATATGGTGCTTCAATCGATCCGTCAGGTTTGCGTGTTGCATTAAATGAGTATTGGCAAAGATATCATCTGCCTCTTATAATAACAGAAAATGGATTAGGAACTCCTGATGTTTTAGAAGATGGAAAAGTTCATGATGACTATCGTATTGACTATTTAAGAGAACATATAAATGCTTGTGCCTTAGCTATAGAAGATGGTGTTGAAATGCTTGGTTACTGTCCATGGTCATTTATGGATCTTTTAAGCTCTGCACAGGGCTTTAGAAAACGTTATGGTTTAGTTTATACGAACAGAACTGACCATGATATATTGGGATTAGAGAGAATAAAAAAGGATAGTTTTTATTGGTATAAAAAAGTTATAGAAACTAATGGAAAATTAGAATAAGGTACCAGAATTACTAAATTATTTAATCATATCGATGAAAATCCTCGATAGGTCTCATATATTTTATAGAACATTGAGTATATGTATCTTGTAGTTACATATACTCAAATGACAATAAAGTGAAACTTTTCATATGGAGTTTTACAGATGTTAGTTATCAGATAAAGCAAAATAGATTATTGAACTTTTCTAAACTCACTTAAATTAACTCTATTTATTTAGAATACAATGATGAGATTGGAGTGCTGAGTATGCATATTACAAAAATATTAAATAATTCCTTGGTACTTGCAAAGGATACAACAGAGAATGAAATGATTTTAATGGGAAAGGGGATAGGACATAAACATACTATAGGCTATGAATTAAAGAAAGAAGAGATTGAAAAAATTTTTGTTCTTCATGATGAAACTATGAAAAGAAATATTATACAGCTAGCTGCTGAAATTGACGAGGTTTATTTCAATATTGCACAAACTATTATTGATTACGCAATAACAAAATATAATATGAAATTAATGAATCATATATATTTAGCATTAACTGACCATATTGCATTTGCTGTAAAGCGGTTTAAATCTAATATTGTAATAGAAAATAATTATTTGTTAGAAATTAAAGATTTTAATCCTAATGAATATGATATTGGAATATATGCACTAAGAATAATTAATGAAAGCTTAAATTTGGAACTTCCACAAGAAGAATGTATAAATATTGCTGGTCATTTTATTAATGCTCAGCAGGATAACCCTTATAGTGAAAAAAACAAGAAAATTTCTAAAATAATAAAAGATATACTTGGGATTGTTCACTATCACTTTGCAATTATATACGATGAAAATTCATTTTACTATAAACGCTTTATAACACACCTGAAGGCTTTTGCTCAAAGATTTCTTAATAATCAGCCTAGTAAGGAGCAAGTTGATTTTATTTATGAACAAATAAGGACTAATTGCAGTGCAGAATATGAGTGTGTAAAAAAAATTAATACTTATATTTATAATGAATATTCTAGAAATCTTCCTATTCAAGAAGAATTGTACCTAATGATACATATACATAAAATTTTAGGAGAATTGCAGGAGAATATTTAAAATGTTCTTATTGCAACTACTTCAATATTATAAAAAATAATTAGATAAGGAGATTTATATATGGGGATCATTTTGGTAATTGATGTAGGAACTTCGAGTATGCGTGGTGTATTATATTCCAAAAGTGGAGAGGTACACAAGATTATTCAAGAAATATATTCTCCCGAATATCTTATTAATAATAAGGTTGAGCAAGATCCGTTTACATTTAAAGAAGCTCTTGTTAATATAGTAAAACAATCTGTTGATATTGTAAAAGCTTTATCTGATGAAATCATTGGTATTTCACTTACATCCCAACGCTCTTCTATGATTGCATTAGATTCTGAATATAATCCATTACGCAAAGCTATAATGTGGCAAGACAGGCGAACGCTTGAAATATGTTCAAATTTATCTCAACATGAAAATTATATTTATGAACGAACAGGTTTAAAATTGAGTCCAGTTTTTTTAGCACCTAAGATAGCATGGTTAAAGCAAAATGAAGAAGAGATATATATAAAATCGTTTAAGATTGTTACTATAGCAGATTATCTAATGTGTATAATGACTAATGAGTTAAGAACTGATTATACTTATGGCAGTAGAACTCTATTAATGAATTTACATACTCTTAAGTGGGATGCTGATTTACTTAACTTATTTGATA
The window above is part of the Clostridium saccharoperbutylacetonicum N1-4(HMT) genome. Proteins encoded here:
- a CDS encoding PRD domain-containing protein; this translates as MHITKILNNSLVLAKDTTENEMILMGKGIGHKHTIGYELKKEEIEKIFVLHDETMKRNIIQLAAEIDEVYFNIAQTIIDYAITKYNMKLMNHIYLALTDHIAFAVKRFKSNIVIENNYLLEIKDFNPNEYDIGIYALRIINESLNLELPQEECINIAGHFINAQQDNPYSEKNKKISKIIKDILGIVHYHFAIIYDENSFYYKRFITHLKAFAQRFLNNQPSKEQVDFIYEQIRTNCSAEYECVKKINTYIYNEYSRNLPIQEELYLMIHIHKILGELQENI